In Fusobacterium canifelinum, a genomic segment contains:
- a CDS encoding TrkH family potassium uptake protein yields the protein MNTRIISYVISNLFKLMMALFLFPLAVSIYYKEGLKLSMAYIIPIIILCVLSYFLSGKSPENQSFFSKEGLVIVALSWLLISFFGALPFVISGEIPNMIDAFFESVSGFTTTGASILPEVESLSKSILFWRSFTHVVGGMGVLVLVLAILPKGNNQALHIMRAEVPGPTVGKIVAKMSYNSRILYIIYISMIIILIIFLLLGGMPLFDACIHAFGTAGTGGFSCKNTSIGFYNSAYIEYVIAVGMIAFGLNFNLFYLLILGNIKQVFKSEEARYYLSIIFIAVMLICINIYPLYSSILKMIRDVFFTVSSIITTTGFSTANFDKWPTFSKTILMFLMFCGGCAGSTAGGFKVSRLTILIKKFVREFKKIGHPNKVLNIKLEGKTLDKGILEGVDSYFVLYLVTLFILLLITAWDSDTFITAVSAVLATFNNIGPGFDAVGPTSNFLSYSPFTKIVLSLGMLLGRLEIIPLLILVSPRIYKKRD from the coding sequence ATGAATACCAGAATTATATCTTATGTTATATCAAATCTATTTAAGTTAATGATGGCTTTATTCCTGTTTCCACTTGCAGTGAGTATTTATTATAAGGAAGGATTAAAGCTCTCAATGGCTTATATTATACCAATAATTATTTTATGTGTATTAAGTTATTTTTTATCAGGTAAAAGTCCTGAAAATCAATCTTTTTTTTCAAAAGAAGGATTAGTTATTGTTGCTTTGTCTTGGTTACTTATATCATTTTTTGGAGCTTTACCTTTTGTAATAAGTGGAGAAATTCCAAATATGATAGATGCTTTTTTTGAAAGTGTCAGTGGTTTTACTACAACAGGTGCTAGTATACTACCAGAAGTTGAAAGTTTAAGTAAATCAATATTATTTTGGAGGAGTTTCACTCATGTTGTTGGAGGAATGGGAGTTTTAGTTTTAGTTTTAGCAATACTGCCTAAAGGAAATAATCAAGCATTGCATATAATGAGAGCAGAAGTTCCAGGTCCAACTGTAGGAAAAATTGTTGCTAAAATGAGTTATAATTCAAGAATTTTATATATAATTTATATCTCTATGATTATTATACTAATAATTTTTTTGTTATTAGGAGGAATGCCTTTATTTGATGCTTGTATTCATGCCTTTGGAACAGCTGGAACAGGAGGATTCAGTTGTAAAAATACAAGCATAGGTTTTTATAATAGTGCCTACATAGAGTATGTAATTGCTGTTGGTATGATAGCTTTTGGACTTAACTTTAACTTATTTTATCTTTTAATTTTAGGCAACATTAAACAAGTTTTTAAAAGTGAGGAAGCTAGATATTATTTAAGTATAATTTTTATAGCAGTTATGCTTATTTGTATTAATATCTATCCTCTTTATTCTTCGATTTTAAAAATGATAAGAGATGTATTCTTTACAGTATCTTCTATTATCACAACTACTGGTTTCTCAACAGCAAATTTTGATAAATGGCCAACTTTTTCAAAAACTATTCTTATGTTTTTAATGTTTTGTGGAGGTTGTGCAGGCTCAACAGCAGGAGGATTTAAAGTTTCTAGGCTTACTATACTTATAAAAAAATTTGTAAGAGAATTTAAAAAAATAGGTCATCCAAATAAAGTGTTAAATATTAAACTTGAAGGAAAAACTTTAGATAAGGGAATACTTGAAGGTGTAGATAGCTACTTTGTACTTTATTTAGTTACACTTTTTATATTATTATTAATTACTGCTTGGGATTCTGACACATTTATAACTGCAGTGAGTGCAGTGCTTGCAACATTTAACAACATAGGTCCTGGATTTGATGCGGTTGGTCCTACATCAAATTTTTTATCCTATTCACCATTTACAAAAATTGTTTTATCTTTAGGAATGCTGTTAGGGCGTTTAGAAATAATTCCACTTTTAATTCTAGTTTCACCTAGAATTTACAAAAAAAGAGATTAA
- a CDS encoding glycosyltransferase family 9 protein, with protein sequence MFSQNDNINILVIRFKRIGDAILSLPLCHSLKLTFPNSKVDFVLYEEASPLFVGHPYVDNVITINKKEQKNPFKYIKKVYNITRKKYDIIIDIMSTPKSELFCMFSRKTPFRIGRYKKKRGIFYNYRMKEKESLNKVDKFLNQLLPPFEEAGFDVKKDYDFKFFAEEKEKEKYRQKMLEVGVDFSKPVIAFSIYSRVAHKIYPIDKMKEVVKHLINKYDAQIIFFYSADQKEEIQKIHREIEDTKNIFSSIETPTIKDLVPFLENCDYYIGNEGGARHLAQGVGIPTFAVFNPSAELKEWLPFPSEKNMGISPIDMVEKKSLSLEEFSKMSPEEQFSLIDIETIKEMSDELIEKNKRK encoded by the coding sequence ATGTTTAGTCAAAATGACAATATAAATATTTTAGTTATTAGATTTAAAAGAATAGGAGATGCTATTTTAAGTTTACCATTATGCCATTCATTGAAATTGACATTTCCCAATTCAAAGGTTGATTTTGTATTATATGAAGAAGCTAGCCCACTTTTTGTAGGACATCCCTATGTAGACAATGTTATTACTATAAATAAAAAAGAACAGAAAAATCCTTTTAAATACATAAAAAAAGTTTATAATATTACAAGAAAAAAATATGACATTATAATTGATATTATGTCTACTCCAAAAAGTGAATTATTTTGTATGTTTTCAAGAAAAACTCCTTTTAGAATAGGAAGATATAAAAAGAAAAGAGGAATTTTCTATAATTATAGAATGAAAGAAAAAGAATCTTTAAATAAAGTAGATAAATTTTTAAATCAGCTTCTTCCACCTTTTGAGGAAGCTGGTTTTGATGTAAAAAAAGATTATGATTTTAAATTTTTTGCAGAAGAAAAAGAGAAAGAGAAATACAGACAAAAAATGTTAGAAGTAGGGGTAGATTTTTCAAAGCCTGTTATTGCTTTTTCAATTTATTCAAGAGTAGCTCATAAAATTTATCCTATTGATAAAATGAAGGAAGTTGTAAAACATTTAATTAATAAATATGATGCTCAAATAATATTTTTCTATTCAGCTGATCAAAAAGAAGAGATACAAAAAATTCATAGAGAAATAGAAGATACTAAGAATATTTTTTCTTCAATTGAAACACCTACAATAAAAGATTTAGTACCATTTTTAGAAAATTGTGATTACTATATAGGAAATGAGGGAGGAGCAAGACATTTAGCACAAGGTGTTGGGATACCTACATTTGCTGTTTTTAATCCAAGTGCAGAACTAAAAGAGTGGCTCCCTTTCCCAAGTGAAAAGAATATGGGAATATCTCCTATTGATATGGTTGAAAAAAAATCTCTTTCACTTGAAGAATTTTCTAAGATGAGCCCAGAAGAACAATTCTCTTTAATAGACATTGAAACAATTAAAGAAATGTCTGATGAGTTAATTGAAAAAAATAAAAGGAAGTAA